The genomic region GCCACCTTTCTGCTCTTTTAATGTTGGCTCTATTCCCTCGAGCACATCGGCTATCCAATATTTTAATAGGTCAGGTAACGGCTTTTCCATTCGGATTTGATGCGCGCAATACCGTTTCAAACTGTCAAAAGCGCTGAACTCACTGGAAGCTTTTTCCAGAAGTGACCGCCAGTCAAAATCATTGTCCGAAACCCCCAACATCTGAGACCTGTAATGCTGGTTTAGTTTGGCAAAGGTGTTCCCGCGATCGTAGAACCCTTGTAGTTCGTTGATTGCATACTCGAGTGCTAACTGAAGTTTATCGCTCATTGAGTGATGCCCTCCTCAAAATTCACGCGTTCAAATATCTTGCCCACTGCTCCATCAAAGTTCGTCGCTTCTCAAAAAGATCAGACCGCGCATATGCAGCGACGATCTTGCTCGATGTTTTGTGCGACAGCGCCTTCTCAGCGACTTCGAAGGAAGCATCGGTCTGCTCCTGCACCCATGTTCTAAAGCTTGTGCGAAACCCATGAATGTCCACTGGGAAGCCTAGCTCTTTCACTAGCTTAGACATTGTCATGTCTGACATTGGCCGCCCTTTAATCATTCCTGGAAAGATTAGGCCGCTGCTCCCATGCGCCTCTGCATCTTTAAGAATTTGGATTGCACGATCTGAAAGGGGGACAACATGTTCTTGCTTCGTCTTGGTTCGCTCTGCGGGTATCGACCAAGTCTTTTTGTCTAGATCGATTTCTCGCCAATCAGCGAGTCTTACTTCACCTGAACGCGCTGCGGTCAGCACTAAAAACTCAATAGCCAGCTTTGTCGTCGGCATTGCAGAGGACATCCGAATAACCTCTAAGCAACCTGCTACTTCGCTGTAGGGTAAAGACTTAAAGTGCTGTGGCTGCTTGGTAATCTTTGGAAGGACTTGGTTTAGTGCC from Rhodobacterales bacterium HKCCA1288 harbors:
- a CDS encoding tyrosine-type recombinase/integrase, with amino-acid sequence MPKTGTPLSAAAVRNLRTAGKYYDLHGLFLRIEPSGSRRWVQRLTIDGRQREMGLGSADLITLAEARSIAFDNKKMAQQGGDPFEAKKQKQTIPTFAEAVDVVIELHAPTWSNAKHAAQFRSTLVTYVMPRLGRRLVNDIGSADILSVLQPIWAEKNETAKRVKQRIGTIMKWAIAQGYRPDDPTLALNQVLPKITKQPQHFKSLPYSEVAGCLEVIRMSSAMPTTKLAIEFLVLTAARSGEVRLADWREIDLDKKTWSIPAERTKTKQEHVVPLSDRAIQILKDAEAHGSSGLIFPGMIKGRPMSDMTMSKLVKELGFPVDIHGFRTSFRTWVQEQTDASFEVAEKALSHKTSSKIVAAYARSDLFEKRRTLMEQWARYLNA